In the Pseudorasbora parva isolate DD20220531a chromosome 23, ASM2467924v1, whole genome shotgun sequence genome, one interval contains:
- the LOC137062663 gene encoding trace amine-associated receptor 13c-like encodes MAFETEVHETQYCFPAINSSCVMGTRSKYEYNIMYVFFSLLSAWTLFLNILVIISISHFKKLHTPTNMIILSLGFADMLVGIVMPIEATRLIETCWYFGDIFCGLYSICISVLISASLSNLLFIAVDRYVAVCHPLLYPQKITTTRTLISICLSWVCSTAYNTAFIIDNRYFDTSLRTDMCYGKCSIMMSFAWIVTDLFMSFICPCILIITLYLRIFYVVHKQVKVINTLMKGGKCVTEGSVRRKSESKAALTLGIIVTVYLICFIPYYICSITVISSTTIHVLSWVMYSNSGLNPLIYALFYPWFKKTAKHILTLKIFQPGSSLVNIFRQYN; translated from the coding sequence ATGGCCTTTGAGACAGAGGTTCACGAGACGCAATACTGCTTTCCTGCCATCAACTCATCATGTGTCATGGGGACACGCTCTAAATATGAATACAATAtcatgtatgtgtttttttcattGCTGTCAGCATGGACTTTGTTTCTGAACATTCTGGTGATCATCTCCATCTCTCACTTCAAAAAGCTTCACACTCCAACCAACATGATTATTCTCTCTCTTGGCTTTGCCGACATGCTTGTTGGAATTGTCATGCCCATAGAAGCTACTAGACTGATTGAGACCTGTTGGTACTTTGGAGACATTTTTTGTGGACTCTATTCAATATGTATTTCAGTGCTTATTTCAGCATCTCTtagtaatttattatttattgctgTTGATCGGTATGTGGCTGTGTGTCATCCTTTACTGTACCCACAGAAAATAACCACAACTAGAACCTTAATAAGCATCTGTCTGAGCTGGGTTTGCTCCACAGCTTATAACACTGCCTTTATAATTGATAACAGATATTTTGACACTTCACTCAGAACAGACATGTGTTATGGAAAGTGTTCTATTATGATGAGTTTTGCCTGGATAGTTACTGATctgttcatgtcttttatttgtCCTTGTATCCTgatcataactttatatttgaGGATTTTCTATGTAGTACATAAGCAGGTGAAAGTTATAAACACTCTGATGAAGGGTGGTAAATGTGTAACTGAAGGTTCAGTGAGGAGGAAATCTGAGAGCAAAGCTGCTCTGACGTTAGGAATCATTGTGACAGTTTATCTGATTTGCTTTATTCCATACTATATCTGTTCTATAACAGTAATCTCTTCCACAACCATACATGTTTTGTCATGGGTCATGTATTCAAACTCAGGTCTCAATCCTTTGATCTATGCTTTATTTTATCCCTGGTTTAAAAAGACTGCTAAACACATCTTAACTCTGAAAATATTTCAGCCAGGATCCTCTCTGGTCAATATTTTTAgacaatataattaa